AACCAAATAGGAATTTTTATATTGACATTGTAACGCCAATATGGCAAATATTGCGATATTGGGAAAATGTGATTCGGGCCGGGGCGGTCTTCCATTTGGGGGAGCTGCCGCCGGCCCTTTTTGTTGCGTGAAAGGATTGGCGGATGGCTCTTGGAAAGATGGGGCAGGCAAGGGCACGGACCTTTCCGCCTGCCGCGCAAAGGATGTTTCTGGCCCAGCTTGCACAAACGGCGAATGTTTCTGCATCAGCACGTGCCGCCGGGGTCAGTACCGGGCCGGTATATGATCTGCGGCGCAAGTCGCCCGACTTTTGCGAAAAATGGCTCGCAGCATTGGCCGAGGGCTATGCCCGGCTCGAAGCAAATCTTCTGGCAGAGGCACTTGCACCGCCTGCTTCCAATTTGAAGGACAGCACGCTGAAGCAAAAGCAGTTGAAGACGCGGATCGGCATGGCCTTGCACGCAGCCCATAAGGCAACGATACGCGGCACCCCGCAGGCACAGCTTCCATCGCGTTCGCGCGATCCGAAATCGGTACAGGCGCGGCTTGAGGCGCGCTTTGCCGCCATGCACAAAAGGTTGACCGATGAACTGCGGCCCGAACAGTGAGGCCGAACAAATCGCGAGCCTGCCGCTTGAACAGCGGCTGGCATGGATGAAAGGGCAAAAGCAGGAAACGCTATGGGAATATGAATATCGCTGGCGTTTCTGGGCGCGCGCCGACCAACTTCCCCCGCAGGACGATTGGCGTACCTGGTTTGTCATGGCCGGGCGCGGTTTTGGAAAAACCCGCATGGCCGCAGAATTTATCCGCGCCGCCGCGGAGGCAGACGGCAGTCTGCGGATAGCCTTGGTCGCGGCAACATTGCACGAAGCCCGCAGTATCATGATCGAGGGTGAAAGCGGCCTTTTGGCCATTGCACCGGATGAACATCGACCTGTCTGGGAACCATCGCTGAAACGGCTAGTGTGGCCGAACGGTGCGATTGCCCATGTCTTTGCAGCGTCAGAACCGGAGGCGATGCGCGGCCCTGAACATCATCTGGCCTGGGCAGACGAGATCGCCAAATGGGACAAGGGGATCGATGCTTGGGATAATCTGATGATGACGATGCGGTTGGGTGAAAATCCGCGCATAGTGGCGACCACAACGCCGCGCTCGGTCGCCCTGGTCCGCCGGTTGCTGCAGGAAAACGGTGTCACGGTCACCCGGGGCGCTATGGCCGCCAACCGGTCAAATCTGCCCGACAATTTTCGGGCATCGATGCAGGAAATTTACGGCAGTTCGCGCATCGGGCGGCAGGAATTGCTCGGCGAGTATCTGGAGGATGCCGAAGACGCACTTTGGACAAGGGATTTGATCGAACGGTGCCGCCAGCGCGCCGCGCCGGAAATGCGTCGTGTGGTCATCGGTGTCGATCCGCCCGCCAGTGCTGGCGGTGACGCATGCGGGATCATCGCCGTGGGCAGGGGCGCCGACGGCAAGGCCTATGTGCTTGCCGATCACAGCGTGAAGGGCCGGTCGCCCGAAGGCTGGGCGCGGGCGGTTGCAGCTGCGGCGCTTGCCTAGGGCGCAGACCGAGTGGTCGCAGAGGCGAATAATGGCGGCGATATGGTGGTTTCCACCTTGCGTGCCGCCGATGTGGCGATGCCGGTGAAGAAAGTCTCGGCATCACGGGGCAAGGTTGCCCGTGCCGAACCGGTTGCAGCGCTTTATGAGGCAGGTAAGGCATTTCATGCAGGCTGCTTTCCCGACCTTGAAGACGAAATGTGCGGCCTGATTTCGGGCGGCCGATATGAAGGGCCCGGCCGATCGCCCGACCGCGCCGATGCCCTGGTCTGGGCACTGAGTGAATTGATGCTCGGTAAAAGCGGCAATGAACCGAGGGTGCGGGTGCTTTAGTCAATCACGTGGCATTCCGGTGAAAGCCGGAAGCCATGGTCTGGCATGGAGGTTTAGACCGATGCCTCAGACCATGGACCCCCGATCAAGTCGGGGGTGACACGTTATTTTTTGGAAGGTTTGGAATGAAACTATTCGGCTGGAAATCGGCCGGGCGCGGGGTGCTGCGTCCGGCCAAAACGCATGTCTCGTTGATGCGCGCCTTTGCGGGTGGGGCGTTGGGCGAATGGCCACGATCCTATGAGGCGCAATTGCGTGAAGGCTATCTCAACAATGTCGTGGCGCAGCGCGCGGTTCGGCTTGTCGCCGAAGGGGTGGCCGCGGTTCCGCTTGCGACATTGGATGAGGCCGCGCTCGCACTGATCCAGACAACCAGCGGCGGTCAGTCGCTCATTGAAACATTGGCCGCGCAACTGTTGCTGCACGGCAATGGTTATGTGCAATTGCTCAGCGCGCCCGATGGTGCATTGGCCGAACTTTATGCGCTTCGTCCCGAACGGGTTTGGATCGAGGCTGACTCGCATGGTTGGCCTGCGGCCTTTCGCTACAAAGCGGGGGAGGCAGTCACACGGCTGGCATCGAACGAGCTGATCCATATCCGCAGCCACCATCCATTGGATGACCATTATGGGCTGGGCTGCCTCGGGGCCGCGTCGGGCGCGATTGCGATCCACAATGCCTCGACACGCTGGAACAAGGCGCTGCTCGACAATGCGGCGCGGCCGTCGGGCGCGCTGGTGCATGAGGCGTCAGAGGCGCTTTCTAGCGAACAATTTGATCGACTGCGCGAGGAACTGGCGACGCAATTTTCGGGTCAGTCCAATGCTGGCAGGCCGATGCTGCTCGAAGGTGGCCTCAAATGGCAGCCACTGTCTTTGTCGCCAGCGGACATGGATTTTGCAGCGCTGAAAGCAGCATCTGCGCGTGAGATCGCGCTCGCCTTTGGCGTGCCGCCGATGCTTCTCGGCCTGCCGGGCGATGCGACCTATGCCAATTATCGGGAGGCGAACAAGGCCTTGTGGCGGCAGGCGATCCTGCCGCTGGCAGGAAAGATTTTGGACGCGCTGTCTGAAGGATTGCGGCCCTGGTTTCCGGAGCTCAGCCTAAAGGTCAATGCCGACCAAGTGGCGGCACTAAGCGAAGATCGCGAGAGGCTGTGGGCGCAGGTCAGTGCAGCGGATTTTCTGACGCCTGATGAGAAGCGCTCAATTGTGGGGATATCCTGATGACCGTTGAAACCGAAACCTTGTTGTTGCTGGAAAAGGCATCGGAACAAGGTGCAGTCCGTGCCCTTGCGCATCTGGGTCTTGCCGATGAAAGCGCGGCAAAGGACATGGCCGACCTGCGCGAACTGCTCTCCGCCTGGCGCGATGCCAAACGCTCTGCCCGAAAGGCAGTGATTGAATGGCTGGTGCGCGGCTGTTTGGCCCTGTTGCTGATCGGGCTGGCGGTGAAGCTGGGCCTAGGCACGCTGGTGATCAAATGAATGCCGGCGACCTGCAGCCACGCCGCTTCGCTGGCTATGCCGCCATTTTCGATCATCCCGACCGGGGCGGCGATATAGTACGCAAGGGGGCGTTCGGGCGCGCCGCCAAGGCTGGGCTGCCGTTGCTCTGGCAGCATGATCGGGCCCGACGGATCGGTTTTATCGAACGGCTTGAAGAAGATGATCGCGGCCTTCGCGTCGTCGCCATGATGGATGCAGACGCACCACCCGTCGCAGACGGGGCGGGGCTTTCCTTCGGCTACCGCGTGCGCGCCGCCGGGACAGTAAAAAAGACGAATGGAACATATCGTGAACTTACCGACCTCGACCTGATCGAGGTCTCGATCGTCAACCACCCCATGCAGCCGCTTGCGCGGGTGCTCAAGACATCCCCCCTCCCGCAAGCGGGCGGCGGATTCATCCAAGGAGAAACAGATGGATTATGAAGTGAAAGCCGACCCGCTTGAGGCGGCATTTGATGCGGTGGCGATTGCGCCGGCCGTAGTGCGTCCGCCGCTTTCGGGCGCGACTATTGCCGATCCTGCACGCGCGGCCTTTGTTGACGGTTTTCTGCGTCTTGGTCGTGAGGTCGAACTGAAAAGCTTTGCGGGCAATGTGGCTGCTGATGGCGGCTTTGCCGTGCCGCGGGAGATTGACGAGATTATCGACAAGACCCTCAAGGCAGCATCGCCCATTCGCAGCGTCGCCAATGTCGTGCGCGTCGGGTCGGCCGGTTATCGCAAGCTGGTGACGACCAATGGTGTTGCGTCGGGCTGGGCCTCCGAAGTGGCAGCACGGCCAACCACCAACACGCCGACATTCAACGAAATCGTACCCAGCTTTGGCGAACTTTATGCCAATCCGGCAGCGACGCAGGCTATGCTCGACGATGCGCAATTTGATGTCGAAGCCTGGCTTGCAGATGAAATCGCGATGCAATTTGCCAAGGCCGAAGGCACGGCGTTCGTCAATGGTGATGGTGTCGACAAGCCCAGAGGCTTTCTGACCTACACCTCTGCCATTGCAGGCGATGCGACGCGTGCCTTTGGCCAATTGCAATATGTGCCGTCCGGTGTTGCCGCAGCGCTTCCGACGACTAATCCGGAAAACAAGCTGCTCGATCTCGTCCATGCGCTGCGGGCGCCTTATCGGCAGGGCGCGGTGTGGGTGATGAATTCAACCACGCTGGCAACGATCCGCAAGTTCAAGACCGCCGACGGTGCTTTCATCTGGACACCGGGCCTTGTGACCGGCCAGCCTGATACGCTGCTCGGTTATCCAGTGATCGAAAGCGAGGATATGCCCGATATCGCCGCCAACAGCACGCCGATTGCCTTTGGCAATTTCAAGGCCGGATATCTGATCGCGGAGCGCAGCGAAACGAACATCCTGCGCGATCCTTACTCGAACAAGCCCTATGTCAATTTCTACGCGACCAAGCGGCTGGGCGGGGCGGTTTCGAACAGTGAGGCGATCAAGCTGTTAAGGGTCTCGGTTTCGTAACTCGCCTCTCCCGCTTGCGGGAGGGGCCGGGGGAGGGTCTGTCCCCGGTGCGAAAATCTTGGACCCTCCCCTAACCCCTCCCGCAAGTGGGAGGGGAACAGGAGCATATCATGACCCCTTACACTTTCCAACGTGGCGAAACCATCAGCCTGGCACTGGACGCGGTTACAGGCGATCCCGCCCAAGTTACCGCGATCGTCGCAGCGATGAAGGCCGTTCCGCCGGGGCGCAGTGAAGCCCCGGCCAGCGCTTCGGTCGCCGCCAATTTCGCGATCACGCCGCGCCCGGCAGCGGGCACCATTCCGCCCGGCTGGACGCTTACCGTCGCAGCACCTGTGTCGGCCAGTCTGGCACCCGGCGCCTATGTTGCCGATGCACGACTGGAGGTAGGCGGCGGGGTGATCGTGACCTCAAGCGTTGCGATCCGCCTCAAGCAATCGGTGTCGTCATGATCGCGCTTCGCTGGCGGCAGCCTGATCCGGTCCTTGTCCTGCGCTGGCGCGGGCCTGATCAGGCGATGGCGGAGCGCGCGGTGGTGACCCCACCTTTACCAGTCGCCACTTTGATTGGCCCGCCAGGCGTGCCGGGACCGCAAGGGCCAGCAGGGCCGCTACCCGACATCATCGACGGCGGAACATTCGCCTGACCGTCCTTTCCACCAATCGCGGAAGGGACTTCGCATAAGGAACCCACATGCCCAGAATACAGATCAAACGCGGCCTCAAGGCCAATTTGCCATCGGCGGCGATGCTTGCCGGCGAACCCCATTTCACCACTGACCGCGGCACGTTACATGTCTCGACAGGCGCAACTACCCGCTTGCCAGTGGTTCCCGCGATTGATGATCTGACTACCGTTGCGGCAGTCGACGGTGCGGCCGACTTTCTGATCCTGCATGATGCATCTGCAATCGGTCAGAAGGAAGGTAAGATCAGCGTCAATGCCTTTCGTGCCGCGCTGAACATTCCGGCGTCAGATCTTGATGAAAGGGTTGCGGTCGCCGCTGGCGGCACCGCCGGATACATCTGGGGGACCAACGGTACCGATGGTGTTGTGCGCATGAATGTCTCGATGGCGTGGACCAAGGATGCCGGCAACGGTTTCGTGACGCTGGCCGTAGGCGATGTCGATTGCGGCACATTCTGATTTCCCAGGCCCTGCCAGTTTCTCACCCGTCCGCCCGCCCATGCGGGCGTAGATGATAGCATCGACAAAGGAGAATGGTTGTGCCCAGTCTAGCGCATAAGCGTGGCACACGCGCGCAGATCAATGCCGCTGCAGCGGCAAGCCAGCTTCGTGCCGGTGAGGTCTATCTCATCACCGATGAGGCCCGACTTACCGTCGGCACAGCGGCCAATGCGCATCAGGCGGCTGCAAAGCAGGGGGAGGGCAGCTCCGATCCCTGGACGTGGTTGAAACTGTCTGCGGATGTGGCCAATTCAACCATAACGCTGGCATCGGTGACCGGCCTGTCGTTCACCGCCGCGCCAAATACGACCTATATTGTCGAACTGGCCGGTGCATTTCAATCGGCAGCGACAACAACGGGGATCGCGCTCGCGCTCGCGCTGCCTGCGGGTGCTGGGGTGGCGGGCCTTGCCCAACATGCAATCTCACTGACCGCCTTAAGTCCGGTCGAACAGATTGCGGCCGGTGCCTCTGTAGGGGTGACGAGCGGGGTGCGTGCTGCAGCCACCAATATACCAATTTCAGGCCGCTGGATCGTCCAGGCCGGCGCGACCGGCGGAACAGTCCAACTGCAGTTTCGGAGCGAAATTGCCGCATCGGCCGTCACGATGCGCGCCGGGCTCACCGCGCTCGGTTTTCGAGTGATTTAGCATTGCCCCCTCCATCTGGGGGTAAACCAATAAGGAAAACCATATGCTGACGACTCAAGCAGTCGCGCTCACCGCTGATGCGGTGGATGCGGCCCGAACCTATTTGCGCGTCGAAAATGACGAAGAGGATACCGCAATTGCGGCGCTGGTGGCTGCAGCTGTCGTCTATGCCGAAGGATATCTCGGCCAGTTGTTGATCGAGCGCGATGTTACAGAGCGCTTGCCCGTGACGACTGCATGGCAGCGCCTAGCGGGAACGCCCGTGCGCATCATTTCCAGCGTAACCGGCATCCCTGCAGAGGGGGCGGCATTCACGCTCGCGCATGGCAGCTATCAGGTCGATATCAACCGCCATCAGGATGGCTGGATCCGCATCCCCTATCCGGGCGGCGCCGGCCGGGTCGATATCGACTATCGTGCCGGACTGGTGCCTGGCTGGCCTGATCTGCCGGAGCCCGTCTCCATCGCAGTGCTGCGCATCGCTGCCCATCTGCATGCCCATCGCGACGCACCTGACGATCAGGGCCCCCCGCCGGCCATCCGCTCGCTGCTGCGACCATGGCGGCGGATGCGGCTGGCCTGAAGCGCGCAACCACATCGTCCGTAACAGCCGAGAGCCCTGCGCTGCGGCTTTCTTTTTCCGCCAAATCGGAGGGTGATATGCCCGAATTCGCAGGCACGTTGCGCGAACGTGTCACCATCGAACAGCGTCTTGGAAACCGCGATGCGCTTGGCGCAGCTGTTGGCGCCTATGCCTATGGCGGACAGGTCTGGGCGGCGGTAAGCCCGCTGATCCCCGCCGATCTGGCCGCAGCTGACAGCCTGTCCGCAATGCCGCGCTGGCAGGTGACTATGCGGAAGCGGGAGGGTATCGACCTTCGCACACGGCTTGTCTGGCGCGGCCGTTTCCTTGGTGTGCGCGGGGTTGTCAGCGATCCGCGTGACCCTGCGCGCATGGTGCTAACCTGTGAGGAGAAACGCTGATGTTTGCAAAGCTCCAGGCCGCCGCCAACAGACTGGCGGACAAATTGCTGATGCGGGCGATCCGCAGGCTTGCCGCGAAGCCCATGCCTCCGGGCGTTGTCGTAAAGGCCCGCCCTGATGGCATTGAGCTTTCGGGAAAGCGCCTGAAGATACGCATGATCAACGATATCGAGCTTAGGAATATCGGCAAATGACTGACGCTGTCCAAGCCCTGCAGACGGCACTGGTCGCGGCTCTAGGTTCGCATCCCGTGCTGGCCGAGGAGCTCAACGGAATATTCGATGGCCCGCCGCCGCGCACTGCGTTTCCCTATGTCTCAATTGGCGAAGGGCTTTCATCCGATTGGAGCACGAAAACCGCCGTGGGCCGTGAAATCCGTATCGGCCTGACGATCTGGGACGATGGTGAGACCGCGACGCGGCTGCACCAGCTTTCTGGCCATGCCGAAGATGCAGTTGCGGCTTTGCCGCGCGACATTGCCGGCTGGCGAATTGCAAGCTGTGTGTTCGTGCGCTCACTGGTTGCGCGCAATCCAGCCTCAGCCTGGGCCGCCTTGATCGAATATAGGGTGCGCATGCTGGCAATCTGACCGGCCTCACCTGCCATAACGGGCGGGCTTTTGCGATCAGGCCAACGGATAATCGTTTTTGCGCTTGCGGCGTTTGACCGGTTCTTCCCTGCATTCGGGAAGGGCCTGTGCCGGATCGCGGTTTTGCGGCCGGGTCGTCGGTAAAGCAGGCTTTGCAGCCGGCGCCTTGCCGTCAGGCTTTATTTCAAAAGACACCGCGACCGGAGCGGCAAGGCAAGCCTGCGAGGCAGCATTTTGCTGCACGGGCTGCGGTGCAGCAATCAGGGCTGATCCAGCCATAATCATCAAAAGCATGGCGACCTCCTCTCCCCAGATTGAGTCGTCTTGAACAGGAGACAGTAATAATGCCCGCAGAAAAGGGAAGTGCCTTCTTGCTGAAGGTTGGCGACGGAGCAGAGCCCCCCGTTTACGCGACGATCGCCGGGCTGCGGACGACGCAGCTGACCATTAACGGCGACGCCGTGGTGATCACCAACAAGGGATCGGGTGCCTGGCGCGAATTGTTGTCGGGTGCTGGTGTGCGTTCAGTTTCGGTTTCCGGTGCCGGGGTGTTTACGGGTTCGATGGCCGAAAACCGCATAAAGACCAATGCCTTGTCCGGGGTTCTCGACGATTATGAACTTAGCTTTGAAAGCGGTGAACGCATGCGCGGCAAATTCCTTGTCGCGCGTCTGGATTATGCTGGCGATTTCAATGGCGAACGCAGTTACACGCTCGCGCTTGAAAGCTCGGGTCAGGTGACGACATTATGACCCGTGTCGCAAATCGCGCACGTGGCGAGGCGATGGTTGCAGGAATTTTGCTGCGCCCGACATTTGCAGCATTGGTTGCGGCAGAAGAAGAATTGGGGCCGTTGTTCGCGTTGCTTGAACGGGCAGCTGCAGGGCAATTGACCCTTTCGGAAATGGCAACGCTGTTATGGCATTGCCGCTTTGATGCACCCGAAGAACTCAATCGTGATGCCTTTGGTGAAATGATCGCTGCCGCCGGCCTGTCGCAAGTGACGCCGGCGCTGAAAATTCTGTTCGGCCAGATTCTGGCAGGGCGGTGAGGTGGAGGTGCGGCACGGGGCCGTGGCCGAAGTTCAGAGCGGCGATCACTTTTCTGCCAAAGTACTCACACTGAGCGGCCAGTCCGCGTTGCTTCTAGGGTGGCGACCCGATGATTTCTGGAATGCCACACCCGCCGAACTGGCGACAGTGTTGCAGGCATTCCGCCCTTCAATCGAAGCTGGCGCTGACGGCGATATGCTCAAAACATTGATGGAGCTGTTTCCAGATGGATGAAGAGATCGAAAGATTGGTTGTCGCGGTGCGCGCTGACACTCAAGGTTTTGCACGCGATGTCGCGGCGATGCGTGCTGAACTGGATGGCCCTTTTGCAAATGGGTTGGATCGGGCCGGTCGCATGCTGGAAAGCAGCCTCACGCGTGCCCTGCAAAGCGGCAGGTTCGGTTTTGAAGACCTGCGCCGCGTTGCGATGTCCGTCTTGTCGGAAATCGCGGGTGCGGCGATCCGCAGCGGGATCGACAGTCTGGCGGGCGGCGGCGGGCAAAGCGGGTCCGGCGGCTTGCTGTCCTCGCTCGGATCGATCCTTGGCGGTGCCTTGGGTCTGCCAGGCAGGGCGACGGGCGGCCCAGTTTCGCCAGGGCGCGCCTACCGTGTTGGCGAGCACGGGCCTGAAGTGTTCGTGCCGACCAGCAGCGGCAGGATTGAGAATGCTTCCGGTCGCAGTGGCGCGCCTGCGATAAACCTCACCATACGTGTTTCTGACAATGGCCGGATGAGCGCGCCGCAAGCTTTGCAGCGATCCGGCCGTCAGGTTGCCCGCGCTGTTCGTGACGCTCTGCTGCAGGCCGGTGATTGACCCATGGCTTATTGGTTGTGCAACAAAAGGCGGAGCCAAGCGAGCCGACCGGTGATGCGGTTTGATCCGCGTTTCTGGACGCTGAATTTTCCTCGCCCGATGATGGCATCGGTGGTGACGACCGGCCCGGAATCGCTGCGCGTTGACACCGTTTTCTATCGTAGCGACGATCTGGCTGGTCTGATCTGGGACAGTGAGGATCGCTGGGATCATCCCCTACTCGCTTATAAAACAGGCGTGATTATCGCCGGCTGACACTCCGCTTTCGCTGGCGTTCTGGCGGGGTGATGCCACTTGACGCTGTTAACGGGCCAACTCTGACGATCGAAGGTCGCACTGCTGCAGGTGAGCCCAAGAGCTGGTACGTCCGCTTGTGGAATTATGCACAGGGCACGCCCGAGAATGCAGAAATCAACCTGAATTTTAGCGCGCTTGAGGGCGGCTTCTTGTTGCCGGATGAAGCGCAACCGGTGTTTGCCGGCGATATTGATCGCATGTTCATTTCGATGGTGCCGCCCAGCTATTCTTCGGAGGGATCGGTTTTTCCGGCTGGCGCCGAAGGCTGGGTTGAGCTGGACCAGATCCGCTGTGACGGTGCAGGGGTGATGCTCGATACCGGCGATGTCGTTTTGCCCGAGCATGATCTGAAAATGGCGACGGGATATGACGATGCTTACAACCAGACGCCGGAACGTCTGCTGCGGCAGATAGAGGCGCTCGGATATCGGGACACGATCAACCATTATGTCGGAATGAGCCATTATTTCCGGCTCGAGCCGCTGGGTGAGGGGCATTATGTGAGCCTCGCCGGCGGGGCGCTAAACACTCCTTGCCGCAACTGGCATATTGATTTTGCGAACCGCGCAAAATCCTATGGCTATGATCTGATATTCTCGCTCAGCTACGAATTGTTCGATGCCCATTGCTGGAACGATTGGAAGCAGCGCGCTGCAAATGGCGATCCGGCGCTGACGGGCTGGTCGCCGCCTTCGACCT
This portion of the Sphingobium sp. genome encodes:
- a CDS encoding phage tail protein, producing the protein MPAEKGSAFLLKVGDGAEPPVYATIAGLRTTQLTINGDAVVITNKGSGAWRELLSGAGVRSVSVSGAGVFTGSMAENRIKTNALSGVLDDYELSFESGERMRGKFLVARLDYAGDFNGERSYTLALESSGQVTTL
- a CDS encoding DUF3168 domain-containing protein; translation: MTDAVQALQTALVAALGSHPVLAEELNGIFDGPPPRTAFPYVSIGEGLSSDWSTKTAVGREIRIGLTIWDDGETATRLHQLSGHAEDAVAALPRDIAGWRIASCVFVRSLVARNPASAWAALIEYRVRMLAI
- a CDS encoding tail tape measure protein gives rise to the protein MDEEIERLVVAVRADTQGFARDVAAMRAELDGPFANGLDRAGRMLESSLTRALQSGRFGFEDLRRVAMSVLSEIAGAAIRSGIDSLAGGGGQSGSGGLLSSLGSILGGALGLPGRATGGPVSPGRAYRVGEHGPEVFVPTSSGRIENASGRSGAPAINLTIRVSDNGRMSAPQALQRSGRQVARAVRDALLQAGD
- a CDS encoding DUF6127 family protein; its protein translation is MTVETETLLLLEKASEQGAVRALAHLGLADESAAKDMADLRELLSAWRDAKRSARKAVIEWLVRGCLALLLIGLAVKLGLGTLVIK
- a CDS encoding phage major capsid protein, whose translation is MDYEVKADPLEAAFDAVAIAPAVVRPPLSGATIADPARAAFVDGFLRLGREVELKSFAGNVAADGGFAVPREIDEIIDKTLKAASPIRSVANVVRVGSAGYRKLVTTNGVASGWASEVAARPTTNTPTFNEIVPSFGELYANPAATQAMLDDAQFDVEAWLADEIAMQFAKAEGTAFVNGDGVDKPRGFLTYTSAIAGDATRAFGQLQYVPSGVAAALPTTNPENKLLDLVHALRAPYRQGAVWVMNSTTLATIRKFKTADGAFIWTPGLVTGQPDTLLGYPVIESEDMPDIAANSTPIAFGNFKAGYLIAERSETNILRDPYSNKPYVNFYATKRLGGAVSNSEAIKLLRVSVS
- a CDS encoding phage tail assembly chaperone, with protein sequence MAEVQSGDHFSAKVLTLSGQSALLLGWRPDDFWNATPAELATVLQAFRPSIEAGADGDMLKTLMELFPDG
- a CDS encoding phage portal protein, whose protein sequence is MKLFGWKSAGRGVLRPAKTHVSLMRAFAGGALGEWPRSYEAQLREGYLNNVVAQRAVRLVAEGVAAVPLATLDEAALALIQTTSGGQSLIETLAAQLLLHGNGYVQLLSAPDGALAELYALRPERVWIEADSHGWPAAFRYKAGEAVTRLASNELIHIRSHHPLDDHYGLGCLGAASGAIAIHNASTRWNKALLDNAARPSGALVHEASEALSSEQFDRLREELATQFSGQSNAGRPMLLEGGLKWQPLSLSPADMDFAALKAASAREIALAFGVPPMLLGLPGDATYANYREANKALWRQAILPLAGKILDALSEGLRPWFPELSLKVNADQVAALSEDRERLWAQVSAADFLTPDEKRSIVGIS
- a CDS encoding head-tail adaptor protein; amino-acid sequence: MPEFAGTLRERVTIEQRLGNRDALGAAVGAYAYGGQVWAAVSPLIPADLAAADSLSAMPRWQVTMRKREGIDLRTRLVWRGRFLGVRGVVSDPRDPARMVLTCEEKR
- a CDS encoding GTA-gp10 family protein; its protein translation is MTRVANRARGEAMVAGILLRPTFAALVAAEEELGPLFALLERAAAGQLTLSEMATLLWHCRFDAPEELNRDAFGEMIAAAGLSQVTPALKILFGQILAGR
- a CDS encoding HK97 family phage prohead protease, with amino-acid sequence MNAGDLQPRRFAGYAAIFDHPDRGGDIVRKGAFGRAAKAGLPLLWQHDRARRIGFIERLEEDDRGLRVVAMMDADAPPVADGAGLSFGYRVRAAGTVKKTNGTYRELTDLDLIEVSIVNHPMQPLARVLKTSPLPQAGGGFIQGETDGL